TAAATGTCATCATATGTCGGCTGTCATGTGTGTTTTTAATAGACGGAACAACCAATAAATCTAATACTTGACTTTTTCATCTTATAAAGCTCCACAAATTTCACGCTAGTTGTCCTCAGCAAAAGCCTTTATGCCAAATGCACAAAATTTTGAACAAGTCTAAAAGCAATTCAAGAAATTGATTGCTAATATTTGTAATTGTTCTTGAAGACTATAAGCAATAAAAAGTCTTAGGAGTAGGCTTTGTGTCTTATGTTCTAGTTTCATGACCAGGCTACTGCTATTAAAGTATAAAGTATGAGGTTATTTTTACATAGTGATCATTTATAAAGTACAAGGATCAATTTTTTTACAGTGATCATTTTTAGTTGATAAACTTTTTTCTCGTTAAATAAGGACTCTAAATTCGGACATAAATTTTTGTTTAGCCTATAGAGAGACTCCATATTATTAAATTCGAGTTGTTAGACTTGCTGAATCGGGCTTTGGTAAACCCCACTTGGCACATTCAACAACTCTTAGGCCCAGTGTCGCAATCCGCACTAAAAGATTAAGGTCAGACTCCGCCCATCTGGACAGGCTTTAGGGTGTGCCATTCTTATAGCCATGCTCGAAGATTAATTTGAAGACAAATCTTCATGGTCTCCAATATCGATTCTTTGAAAATCTAGAGATAGAGTCCGAGATTAAAAAAGggcgaaaaaaaaaaggcaagagttCTCAATAAAATAAGTGCCCTGCAGCCGGCAATAAAATTGGGTTTCTGCAATATCTTTGAACTAGATTGCTATATTTGGACCAGAAGTAAGAAAAAAGAAGTTGAAAAAGAAGGCAAACATCTAGAGATAAAGAGTCTGAGAGtggaaagaaataaaaagaacaaaaaaaaaggaaaaaagaaagagtgtCCATTACAATAAGTGCAATGCAGCCGCAATAAAACTGGGTTTCTTTTCTGCAGTATCTTTGAACCTAGATTGCTATATTTGGACCAGaagtaaaataaaagaagtTAAAAGAGAAGAGAAACATCTAAAGATAAGAGATAAGAGtatgagattaaaaaaaagggaaaatgatcagtttcatccttcacatttcacaaaaatatttttttcatccctcacttttaaaatgaagcaattttgtccttgacatttaaaaactaaaattattacatccctgaacccaaatttcaatttaaatcaaatcaccaatcaacctgattacaaattttgggggtgtaattggtagatcacttggttaactcaacttgatattcatgtaaaatttaatgaatctaaaaagaaaaaagaaaaaattataatataaaaaagaaagattaatcttttctacattatcattgtatatactgacggttttatgtaccaccatatcattttaatttaaatttaaatactaaattttatatttatgatacacatctagattcgcaagcggatatactaacggtgtatgaaaagatttatcaaaaaaaaaactctactattccaagacaaaaaatggccttttatgttataaatttttatttttttggtttaataaatgcCATGTGAATAAGATGAAATTGACCAAATGATCTATCAATTTTATTttcgaaatttattactgggttattggatggtttgattcagattgaaaattaggttcagggatgtaatagctttaatttttaaatgtcagggacgaatttatttcattttaaaagtgagagacgaaaagaatatttttgcgaaatgtgagggatgaaacaggtcattttccctAAAAAAAAGAAGGTCACCAagcagaaagaaacaaaaggagaaaaaattgCTGTTGTGGTACTTCATCGCATTTAATCAATCACATTGTGAAGAAGGAAATCAAGAACGAAGTAACGATAACATGCAGATTATATAGCACAAGATCCCATTTTTTGTAGCATTATTATCTAGGAAAGCAAATATTAGGGATTGCATGTTGATTATATAgcacaaaatttcattttcttggcAACCACGGAAGCAGATATTATCCACATTACCTAATTACCATTGATAAAGTACATCAACCATGAAATGAAACTAGTTTTTGCAACTTTGCAAACTTGCGAAATGTCTCAAAAGTAGAACGTACTATAAAGTGAAGTCTAAAACATACTACAATAGTCATATCTCATAATTTCACTCATGCGTTTTTGCTTCTTCCCCTGGTCTCCACAGCACGTGAGACTCCTACCTTTGCGCGTCTAAGAATCCGCCCATTGCAAATGTATCCCTCCTCAAAAACTTGAACTATCATGCCCGGAGGATTCTTTAGATCAAGTACAAGATGAACGACAGAATGTTTTTCCATGTCAAGTTGTTCACCCACCTCGGGGGTGAATTTTTCAACCCCTGCAAACTGAAGCACCTTCATATAGTATCACATAATAGTCAGTCTATTCACATAAAACTATAACAACAATAATAGCCACATATATTCCAGTCCAGTATATTTTGCTAGGATCCAAATGCGgaacaaacaactattgagatTTCAAtcacacaacaatttaatgagcaaacaagccacaagcatgaaagataaacgacacaCAGTATTTAACGTGATTCGgctccaccattgagcctacgtCCATGGAGAGAAACCCATTAtttattatgagagaaaaatcctatacaagaatacaacttgaacccAAGTCCAACctttgtataccatctctcatctcccaagaaccctctctcatCCCATGTATAAGGTTACATGATGCCATCTTGTGTGCCCTTGTGTATATCTGTGTAGTAtgccaacccacctatttatagggaatattatttggccaaaaatcaaataacaataggaaaccaattctaatCCCTACATTTgtaggaaataacttctaattctaaactaaatagaatatttcttggctactacttcaagtaactaaaatcaattagaaaactagttacttccacacaaaacaagaaatctacctaaaagaaattaagcccaTTTCTTAACATATTCCAGTCGTAAGAAAATGGATACGTACCTCCTCTAAGTGTGCTTTTCTTTTCATGATCTTGTACGTCAATGTCCAAAATCACATTAGCCAACCCTAAAATGAACAACCCGAAAGACAAAATAAAACCACTGATTAAGGGAACAATTAATGTTCAGTAAACCCAATACAAATAAGCACTAAATCTGCCATATGAATATCCCAACAAATGCAAAATATAAACAAACACTCGGAGCATCTAAATCGATTCAGTAATCTAAGTCCAATCAAAACACTATTAAAAGTGAAATAGAGAGGAAAAAAGGTACTGGGAACTTTTAGAACTCAACATGCTAAAGACAAAGTCAGattgtttcttccttttttcaacGCTATAAACACGATATAAAGAAGTAACACAAGTCCTTTCTGAGATTCTTAGAAAAACACACGTGTTAGACTTGAATCTAAGTCATTCAAAAGCTGACTTAGGTATAAGATCCAAAAATCTGAAAACTCATCAacccaacattttttttttacctgaaTGGCATCCAGGTACATCTTCTCCTTCACCTCAGCCTCCATCTCAAAACTTTATATCTTCGCTTGGAGAAGGTTGATCCTTTTGTCGGTCCAAAACCAAAAAGATGAGTATTGTTTGTCACGGGTTTTCATCAactctttcaaattttttgtgAGCTGAGTAGCCTCTtttttgactgcaagtataatCTTTCTTTTACTCTCTCTGACAGTCTTCTTCATCTCCCCACATCTTTCATCATGATTTAACTCATTCTGCTTATCAACATTCCTTGCTTATTCCATTTGTGTCACAGCTATCAAAATAGAAAGGGTATTGCTAGCACAAAACCCTATCGTATTAGGACTAGAAGCCATCTCCTTTCCAAACTTTTTagctatccaaacaaacttttGAGCCATGCCACCAAAATGAGGAAGAACTTTCATGCAACCAAAATCAGGAAAAACTGGCATCGTTTTTTATGTGTTTGAAAAAGGttataaaaagataaaattttggtgaaaagTTGCCTTGGGTTGTATTTATTTAATAGATAGAATAGGTTGGTCTAAGGGGGATTTTGTCATTTTGATAGGAAGCTAAGCTGATGTGTGCTAGTGCAACAGTTGAGCTATACAAACAATACAACTTTTCTGTACAAACTTGCTACTTAATTTGTTCACCCCaaagaaagattaaaaataagatttttttttgtgcttttttattctgattttttaaaattaaccTTTACACAATTAGAAGCAGTTAAAAACACGATCAAcatcaattaattttttaaaatattagattaccatcaagtcatacatacaCATTATAATTAATTTGTAAATGATGCAATAAAAACTAGAGTAAAATTCTTAGAAccaaaaatttctaaatttcatggttcttaatttttcttttttgtggttTATCTCACTGGACTTTAGCATGAGGTGAAGTTTACACCTGCTCATTCTTAGAAAAACACACATGTTAGTCTTGAATCTAAGCCATTCGAAAGCTGACTTAGGTATAAGATCCAAAAATCCGAATACTCATCAacccaacatttttttttacctcaaTGGCATCCAGGTACATCTTATCCTTCACCTCAGCCTCATTCTGAAAACTTTCTGGTTTCGCTTGGAGAAGGTTGAACCTTTTGTCGGTCTAAAACCAAGAAGATGAGTTTTGTTTGTCATGGGTTTTTATCAACTCTTTCAAATTTTTGGTGGGCTGAGCAGCCTCTTTTTTGAGTGCCAGTATAACCTTTCTTTCACTCTTTCTGACAGTCTTCTTCACATTTCTACATTTTTAATCATGGTTTAACTCATTCAGCTCATCAACATTCCAtgcttgtttcatttttttggtttaataaatgcCATGTGAATAAGATGAAATTGACCAAATGATCTATCAATTTTATTttcgaaatttattactgggttattggatggtttgattcagattgaaaattaggttcagggatgtaatagctttaatttttaaatgtcagggacgaatttatttcattttaaaagtgagagacgaaaagaatatttttgcgaaatgtgagggatgaaacaggtcattttccctAAAAAAAAGAAGGTCACCAagcagaaagaaacaaaaggagaaaaaattgCTGTTGTGGTACTTCATCGCATTTAATCAATCACATTGTGAAGAAGGAAATCAAGAACGAAGTAACGATAACATGCAGATTATATAGCACAAGATCCCATTTTTTGTAGCATTATTATCTAGGAAAGCAAATATTAGGGATTGCATGTTGATTATATAgcacaaaatttcattttcttggcAACCACGGAAGCAGATATTATCCACATTACCTAATTACCATTGATAAAGTACATCAACCATGAAATGAAACTAGTTTTTGCAACTTTGCAAACTTGCGAAATGTCTCAAAAGTAGAACGTACTATAAAGTGGAGTCTAAAACATACTACAATAGTCATATCTCATAATCTCACTCATGCGTTTTTGCTTCTTCCCCTGGTCTCCACAGCACGTGAGACTCCTACCTTTGCGCGTCTAAGAATCCGCCCATTGCAAATGTATCCCTCCTCAAAAACTTGAACTATCATGCCCGGAGGATTCTTTAGATCAAGTACAAGATGAACGACAGAATGTTTTTCCATGTCAAGTTGTTCACCCACCTCGGGGGTGAATTTTTCAACCCCTGCAAACTGAAGCACCTTCATATAGTATCACATAATAGTCAGTCTATTCACATAAAACTATAACAACAATAATAGCCACATATATTCCAGTCCAGTATATTTTGCTAGGATCCAAATGCGgaacaaacaactattgagatTTCAAtcacacaacaatttaatgagcaaacaagccacaagcatgaaagataaacgacacaCAGTATTTAACGTGATTCGgctccaccattgagcctacgtCCATGGAGAGAAACCCATTAtttattatgagagaaaaatcctatacaagaatacaacttgaacccAAGTCCAACctttgtataccatctctcatctcccaagaaccctctctcatCCCATGTATAAGGTTACATGATGCCATCTTGTGTGCCCTTGTGTATATCTGTGTAGTAtgccaacccacctatttatagggaatattatttggccaaaaatcaaataacaataggaaaccaattctaatCCCTACATTTgtaggaaataacttctaattctaaactaaatagaatatttcttggctactacttcaagtaactaaaatcaattagaaaactagttacttccacacaaaacaagaaatctacctaaaagaaattaagcccaTTTCTTAACATATTCCAGTCGTAAGAAAATGGATACGTACCTCCTCTAAGTGTGCTTTTCTTTTCATGATCTTGTACGTCAATGTCCAAAATCACATTAGCCAACCCTAAAATGAACAACCCGAAAGACAAAATAAAACCACTGATTAAGGGAACAATTAATGTTCAGTAAACCCAATACAAATAAGCACTAAATCTGCCATATGAATATCCCAACAAATGCAAAATATAAACAAACACTCGGAGCATCTAAATCGATTCAGTAATCTAAGTCCAATCAAAACACTATTAAAAGTGAAATAGAGAGGAAAAAAGGTACTGGGAACTTTTAGAACTCAACATGCTAAAGACAAAGTCAGattgtttcttccttttttcaacGCTATAAACACGATATAAAGAAGTAACACAAGTCCTTTCTGAGATTCTTAGAAAAACACACGTGTTAGACTTGAATCTAAGTCATTCAAAAGCTGACTTAGGTATAAGATCCAAAAATCTGAAAACTCATCAacccaacattttttttttacctgaaTGGCATCCAGGTACATCTTCTCCTTCACCTCAGCCTCCATCTCAAAACTTTATATCTTCGCTTGGAGAAGGTTGATCCTTTTGTCGGTCCAAAACCAAAAAGATGAGTATTGTTTGTCACGGGTTTTCATCAactctttcaaattttttgtgAGCTGAGTAGCCTCTtttttgactgcaagtataatCTTTCTTTTACTCTCTCTGACAGTCTTCTTCATCTCCCCACATCTTTCATCATGATTTAACTCATTCTGCTTATCAACATTCCTTGCTTATTCCATTTGTGTCACAGCTATCAAAATAGAAAGGGTATTGCTAGCACAAAACCCTATCGTATTAGGACTAGAAGCCATCTCCTTTCCAAACTTTTTagctatccaaacaaacttttGAGCCATGCCACCAAAATGAGGAAGAACTTTCATGCAACCAAAATCAGGAAAAACTGGCATCGTTTTTTATGTGTTTGAAAAAGGttataaaaagataaaattttggtgaaaagTTGCCTTGGGTTGTATTTATTTAATAGATAGAATAGGTTGGTCTAAGGGGGATTTTGTCATTTTGATAGGAAGCTAAGCTGATGTGTGCTAGTGCAACAGTTGAGCTATACAAACAATACAACTTTTCTGTACAAACTTGCTACTTAATT
The nucleotide sequence above comes from Coffea eugenioides isolate CCC68of unplaced genomic scaffold, Ceug_1.0 ScVebR1_2203;HRSCAF=3192, whole genome shotgun sequence. Encoded proteins:
- the LOC113756355 gene encoding uncharacterized protein LOC113756355, translating into MEAEVKEKMYLDAIQVLQFAGVEKFTPEVGEQLDMEKHSVVHLVLDLKNPPGMIVQVFEEGYICNGRILRRAKTDKRFNLLQAKPESFQNEAEVKDKMYLDAIEVLQFAGVEKFTPEVGEQLDMEKHSVVHLVLDLKNPPGMIVQVFEEGYICNGRILRRAKVGVSRAVETRGRSKNA